The Mycobacterium seoulense genome has a window encoding:
- the rsmH gene encoding 16S rRNA (cytosine(1402)-N(4))-methyltransferase RsmH: protein MKHSATSSEAHARATWPLPEPTLAYFPNARFVPSDRDLDARAPALRAAEGSGAFGPTRGGVAVVDDSPDFGHVPVLLDRCVELLTPALTRNHADGAGAVLLDATLGAGGHAERFLTDLPGLRLIGLDRDPSALEIARARLAPFADRVTLVHTRYDGIAAALAESGYGTAGSVDGMLFDLGVSSMQLDRAERGFAYAQDAPLDMRMDPESPLTAADILNTYDEAALADILHRYGEERFARRIATQIVRQRARTPFTSTAELVALLYQAIPAPARRTGGHPAKRTFQALRIAVNDELDSLRGAIPAGLDALAVGGRMVVLAYQSLEDRIVKRLFADAVASRTPVDLPVELPGHEPLFRSLTHGAERADAAEVERNPRSAAVRLRAVQRVQQATGKGDA, encoded by the coding sequence ATGAAGCACTCGGCGACATCATCTGAGGCGCATGCCCGTGCAACGTGGCCTCTGCCCGAACCGACCCTGGCGTACTTCCCCAACGCCAGGTTCGTGCCTTCGGACAGGGACCTCGATGCAAGGGCGCCGGCCCTCCGGGCCGCCGAGGGGTCAGGGGCATTCGGCCCGACCCGGGGAGGTGTTGCGGTGGTTGACGATTCACCGGACTTCGGGCATGTGCCCGTCCTGCTGGACCGCTGCGTCGAACTGCTCACCCCGGCGCTGACCCGCAACCACGCCGACGGCGCGGGTGCGGTCCTCCTCGACGCCACCCTCGGCGCCGGCGGGCATGCCGAACGGTTCCTGACCGACCTGCCGGGGCTGCGGCTGATCGGACTCGACCGCGATCCCAGCGCGCTGGAAATTGCCCGGGCCCGGCTGGCGCCTTTCGCCGACCGGGTCACGCTGGTGCACACCCGCTACGACGGCATCGCCGCGGCACTGGCCGAATCCGGTTACGGTACAGCCGGATCGGTTGACGGGATGCTGTTCGACCTCGGGGTGTCTTCGATGCAGCTCGACCGCGCCGAGCGGGGCTTCGCCTACGCCCAGGACGCGCCGCTGGACATGCGGATGGATCCCGAGTCGCCCTTGACGGCGGCCGACATCCTCAACACCTACGACGAGGCGGCGCTGGCCGACATCCTGCACCGCTACGGCGAAGAACGGTTCGCGCGCCGCATCGCGACACAGATCGTGCGCCAGCGCGCCCGCACCCCCTTCACGTCGACCGCGGAGTTGGTAGCGCTGCTCTACCAGGCGATTCCGGCCCCCGCCCGGCGCACCGGGGGGCATCCGGCCAAGCGGACCTTCCAGGCCCTGCGGATCGCCGTCAACGACGAACTGGATTCGTTGCGCGGCGCGATCCCGGCCGGTCTGGACGCGCTCGCCGTCGGTGGACGCATGGTGGTGCTGGCCTATCAATCGCTGGAAGACCGGATCGTCAAACGGTTGTTCGCCGATGCGGTCGCCTCGCGTACCCCGGTGGACCTGCCCGTCGAACTCCCCGGCCACGAGCCGCTATTCCGGTCGCTGACCCACGGCGCCGAGCGTGCGGACGCCGCCGAGGTGGAACGCAATCCCCGCAGCGCGGCGGTGCGGCT
- the mraZ gene encoding division/cell wall cluster transcriptional repressor MraZ, translating into MFLGTYTPKLDDKGRLTLPAKFRDALAGGLMVTKSQDHSLAVYPRGEFEQLARRASKASRSNPDARAFLRNLAAGTDEQHPDAQGRITLSADHRRYANLSKDCVVIGAVDYLEIWDAQAWQDYQQTHEENFSAASDEALGDII; encoded by the coding sequence GTGTTTCTCGGCACCTACACGCCCAAACTCGACGACAAGGGGCGGCTGACATTGCCCGCCAAGTTCCGCGACGCACTGGCAGGGGGGTTGATGGTCACCAAGAGCCAAGACCACAGCCTCGCCGTCTACCCGCGGGGGGAATTCGAGCAGCTCGCGCGCCGGGCGAGCAAGGCCTCCCGCAGCAACCCCGACGCCCGTGCGTTTCTGCGCAACCTCGCCGCCGGCACCGACGAGCAGCATCCCGACGCGCAGGGACGTATCACGTTGTCGGCCGACCACCGCCGCTACGCCAACCTCTCCAAGGATTGCGTGGTGATCGGAGCGGTCGACTACCTGGAGATCTGGGATGCGCAGGCATGGCAGGACTACCAGCAGACCCACGAAGAGAACTTCTCCGCGGCAAGCGATGAAGCACTCGGCGACATCATCTGA
- a CDS encoding DUF3040 domain-containing protein, with protein sequence MPLSDHEQRMLDQIESALYAEDPKFASSVRGGGFRAPTARRRLQGAALFVIGLAMLVSGVAFKATMIGNFPILSVFGFIVMFGGVVFAITGPRLSGRPDHPGSAPGSVRQRRAKGGGGSFTSRMEDRFRRRFDD encoded by the coding sequence ATGCCACTCTCCGATCATGAGCAGCGGATGCTCGATCAGATCGAGAGCGCTCTCTACGCCGAAGATCCCAAATTCGCGTCGAGCGTCCGCGGCGGAGGGTTCCGTGCACCCACCGCGCGCCGCCGCCTGCAGGGCGCGGCGCTGTTCGTCATCGGACTGGCAATGTTGGTTTCCGGCGTGGCCTTCAAAGCGACCATGATCGGAAACTTCCCGATTCTCAGCGTCTTCGGATTCATCGTGATGTTCGGCGGCGTGGTGTTCGCCATCACGGGTCCCCGGTTGTCCGGCCGGCCCGACCACCCAGGATCGGCGCCCGGGTCGGTGCGCCAGCGCCGCGCCAAGGGTGGCGGGGGATCGTTCACCAGCCGTATGGAAGACCGGTTTCGTCGCCGCTTCGACGACTAG
- a CDS encoding GNAT family N-acetyltransferase, with the protein MAIFLIDLPPTDMERRLGDALKVYVDAMRYPRGTENQRAGMWLEHIRRSGWRGVGVVDAELGEGADAANPPAAELSNAPLLGVAYGYPGAPGQWWQQQVILGLQRGGLPPQEIAGLMNSYFELTELHIHPRAQGRGLGEALARRLLAGRSEENVLLSTPETTGEPNRAWRLYRRLGFTDVIRQYHFAGDPRAFAILGRKLPL; encoded by the coding sequence TTGGCGATCTTCCTCATCGATCTGCCGCCCACCGACATGGAGCGCCGTCTCGGCGACGCCCTCAAGGTGTACGTCGACGCGATGCGCTACCCGCGGGGCACCGAAAATCAGCGTGCCGGGATGTGGCTCGAGCACATCCGCCGGAGCGGCTGGCGAGGGGTGGGCGTCGTGGATGCCGAGCTGGGCGAGGGCGCGGACGCGGCGAACCCGCCGGCCGCCGAACTGAGCAACGCGCCCTTGCTCGGGGTGGCCTACGGCTACCCGGGGGCGCCCGGGCAGTGGTGGCAACAGCAGGTCATCCTCGGCCTGCAACGCGGCGGTCTACCGCCCCAGGAGATCGCGGGCCTGATGAACAGTTATTTCGAGTTGACCGAGCTGCACATTCATCCGCGGGCGCAGGGTCGCGGCCTCGGTGAGGCGCTGGCCCGGCGGCTTCTCGCGGGCCGGTCCGAAGAGAATGTCCTGCTGTCCACGCCGGAGACCACCGGTGAGCCCAACCGCGCCTGGCGGTTGTACCGGCGCCTGGGGTTCACCGACGTCATCCGCCAGTACCACTTCGCAGGCGACCCACGGGCATTCGCGATCCTGGGGCGCAAGCTGCCGCTGTGA
- the lppM gene encoding lipoprotein LppM: MLLMLVPLATGCLRVRASLTISPDDLVSGEIVAAAKPKTPKDTGPQLDSNNLPFSQKVAVSNYDSDGYVGSQAVFSDLTFAELPQLANMNSDAQGVNLSLRRNGNMVILEGRADLTSLTDSEADVELTVAFPGVVTSTNGDRVESTVVSWKLKPGVVSTMTAQARYTDPNTRSFTGAGVWLGIASFAAAGVVALLAWMNRDRSPRVTTPRDHPPG, translated from the coding sequence ATGCTGCTCATGCTGGTGCCGCTGGCCACCGGGTGCCTGCGGGTCAGGGCGTCGTTGACCATTTCGCCCGACGACCTGGTGTCCGGCGAGATCGTCGCCGCCGCTAAACCCAAGACCCCCAAGGACACCGGCCCCCAGCTCGACAGCAACAACCTGCCGTTCAGCCAGAAGGTGGCGGTGTCGAATTACGACAGCGACGGCTACGTCGGATCCCAAGCGGTGTTCTCCGATCTGACCTTCGCCGAGTTGCCGCAGCTAGCCAACATGAACTCCGACGCGCAGGGCGTGAATTTGTCGCTGCGCCGTAACGGCAACATGGTGATCCTGGAGGGTCGCGCGGACCTGACCTCGTTGACCGACTCCGAAGCCGACGTCGAGCTGACCGTCGCCTTCCCGGGCGTGGTGACCTCCACCAACGGCGACCGGGTCGAGTCCACGGTGGTCTCCTGGAAGCTCAAGCCGGGCGTGGTGAGCACCATGACCGCCCAGGCCCGCTACACCGACCCGAACACCCGCTCGTTCACCGGGGCGGGCGTATGGCTGGGCATCGCGTCGTTTGCGGCCGCCGGCGTGGTCGCGCTGCTGGCCTGGATGAACCGCGACCGCTCGCCGCGGGTCACCACACCCCGCGACCACCCACCTGGTTAG
- a CDS encoding mycobacterial-type methylenetetrahydrofolate reductase: MTLNTIALELVPPNADEGRERALEDARKVVQYSAESGLAGRLRHVMIPGIIAEDDDRPIAMKPKLDVLDFWSIVKPELTGLHGLCTQVTAFSDEPTLRKRLTDLLGAGMEGVVFVGVPRTMNDGEGSGVAPTDALSIYRDLVPNRGVILIPTRDGEQGRFNFKCDQGATYGMTQLLYSDAIVGFLREFAKNTDHRPEILLSFGFVPKLESRVGLINWLIQDPGNAAVADEQEFVKRLAGSEPPRKRQLMVDLYKRVIDGVAELGFPLSIHLEATYGVSAPAFQTFGEMLAYWSPAGQG; encoded by the coding sequence GTGACACTCAACACCATTGCGCTTGAGCTGGTGCCGCCCAACGCCGATGAAGGCCGGGAGCGGGCGCTCGAGGACGCGCGAAAGGTGGTGCAGTACTCGGCGGAATCCGGTCTGGCCGGCCGGCTTCGGCACGTGATGATCCCCGGGATCATCGCCGAGGACGACGACCGTCCCATCGCGATGAAACCCAAGCTGGACGTGCTCGACTTCTGGTCGATCGTCAAGCCCGAGCTGACGGGACTGCACGGCCTGTGCACCCAGGTCACCGCCTTCTCCGACGAGCCGACGCTGCGCAAGCGGCTCACCGATCTGCTCGGCGCCGGGATGGAGGGCGTGGTCTTCGTCGGCGTCCCGCGCACCATGAACGACGGCGAGGGATCCGGCGTCGCGCCGACCGACGCCCTGTCGATCTATCGCGACTTGGTGCCCAACCGCGGCGTGATCCTGATCCCCACCCGCGACGGAGAGCAGGGCCGGTTCAACTTCAAGTGCGACCAGGGCGCGACCTACGGCATGACCCAGCTGTTGTACTCCGACGCGATCGTGGGATTCCTGCGCGAATTCGCCAAAAACACCGATCACCGGCCGGAGATACTGCTGTCGTTCGGTTTCGTCCCCAAGTTGGAGAGCCGGGTCGGCCTGATCAACTGGCTGATTCAGGACCCGGGCAACGCGGCGGTGGCCGACGAGCAGGAGTTCGTCAAGCGGCTGGCCGGCAGCGAACCGCCCCGGAAGCGCCAGCTCATGGTCGACCTCTACAAACGCGTGATCGACGGGGTGGCCGAGCTGGGTTTCCCGCTGAGCATCCACCTCGAGGCGACCTACGGGGTGTCGGCGCCTGCCTTCCAGACGTTCGGGGAGATGCTGGCGTACTGGTCACCCGCCGGGCAGGGCTAA